Proteins encoded in a region of the Triticum dicoccoides isolate Atlit2015 ecotype Zavitan chromosome 3A, WEW_v2.0, whole genome shotgun sequence genome:
- the LOC119266887 gene encoding uncharacterized protein At2g39795, mitochondrial-like yields the protein MALFAAARRAASSSIPLIRASASASRGAASRGAALLRPLAAAAARPMPFSSATALKPSSDDELLRIVKAEIKFAEDCDDHDRVEEIPDSFPFKITDNKGLNDITLTRTYQGEKIEVLVSMPNLVTGDEPEHDQDEDDKEKDDDQDDGEKPPKSSLPLTVTITKSDGPSLEFTCTAYPDEILIDTLSVKQPSEKLEEVYIAYEGPDFNDLDENLQRAFHKYLELRGITPMTTNFLHEYMINKDSREYLFWLNKLKDFVKQ from the exons atggccctcttcgccgccgcccgccgcgcggCCTCCTCCTCGATTCCCCTCAtccgcgcctccgcctccgcctcccgcgGCGCGGCCTCCCGTGGCGCGGCCCTTCTCCGCCCcctggccgccgccgcggcccggccgATGCCCTTCTCCTCGGCGACCGCGCTCAAGCCGAGCTCCGACGACGAGCTCCTCCGCATCGTCAAGGCCGAGATCAAGTTCGCCGAGGACTGCGACGACCACGACCGG GTTGAGGAGATCCCAGATAGCTTCCCCTTCAAAATCACCGACAACAAGGGGCTTAATGACATCACTCTTACAAGAACTTACCAGGGTGAGAAGATCGAGGTTCTGGTTTCCATGCCCAACCTAGTCACTGGAGACGAGCCGGAGCATGACCAGGACGAGGATGACAAGGAGAAAGACGATGATCAGGATGACGGCGAGAAGCCCCCGAAATCCAGCCTTCCCCTCACAGTCACCATCACCAAGAGCGACGGCCCAAGCCTCGAGTTCACCTGCACCGCCTATCCCGATGAGATCCTCATCGATACCTTGTCCGTAAAGCAGCCCTCTGAGAAATTGGAAGAGGTCTACATTGCATACGAGGGTCCTGACTTCAA TGACCTGGATGAGAACCTGCAGAGGGCATTCCACAAGTACCTGGAGCTGCGCGGGATCACGCCTATGACGACAAACTTCCTGCATGAGTACATGATCAACAAGGACAGCCGGGAGTACCTGTTTTGGCTCAACAAGCTCAAGGATTTCGTCAAGCAGTAA